In Agrobacterium sp. RAC06, a single window of DNA contains:
- a CDS encoding amidohydrolase family protein gives MPVAQRGEDKAHVVEDVGGRLVLPGFVDTHIHLDKSCLLACCRGVGGGLKGAVAAVSRLKQEFTEEDVYRRGARTIEMAILQGTMHMRTHVEVDPRVGLRSLAAIQRLKRDYAFAIDLSVCVFPQEGLFNDPGTEALLEQALDSGADLLGGCPYTDSDPRAHMERLFDMAESHDVDLDFHLDFDLDPSWTHMDDICRLTEARGWQGRVAIGHVTKLAAMEEALFERHVTQLLAAGVAVTALPSTDLYLNGRDKGFRAVRGVAPVHLLADRGLTTSIATNNVMNPFTPYGDCSLLRMANLYANLMHIGPEGFSQCLDMITGDAARLMRIDAYGIAPGHFADLIVLDATLEDEAFGSIAPALMGLKKGRKTFERRAEIFHSRRTPIAQAEMIAEGP, from the coding sequence ATTCCTGTTGCGCAGCGCGGGGAGGATAAAGCTCATGTCGTAGAGGATGTCGGTGGCCGTCTCGTTTTGCCGGGTTTCGTCGATACTCATATCCATCTGGACAAATCCTGTCTTCTTGCATGCTGCAGGGGTGTTGGGGGAGGGTTGAAAGGCGCAGTTGCTGCAGTGTCGCGGCTGAAGCAGGAATTCACGGAAGAAGATGTCTATCGCCGTGGTGCCCGAACCATCGAAATGGCTATCCTGCAAGGCACCATGCACATGCGCACGCATGTGGAGGTCGATCCGCGTGTCGGTCTGCGAAGCCTTGCTGCTATCCAGCGGCTGAAGCGCGACTATGCCTTTGCCATCGACCTCTCTGTCTGCGTCTTTCCGCAGGAGGGCCTGTTTAACGATCCCGGCACCGAGGCATTGCTGGAGCAGGCGCTAGACAGTGGCGCGGATCTGCTCGGCGGCTGCCCCTATACGGACAGCGATCCTAGAGCGCATATGGAGCGTCTGTTTGACATGGCAGAGAGCCATGACGTCGATCTCGACTTCCACCTTGATTTCGATCTTGATCCAAGCTGGACCCATATGGATGACATCTGTCGCTTGACGGAAGCCCGTGGCTGGCAGGGGCGGGTGGCGATCGGACACGTCACCAAGCTGGCTGCAATGGAGGAGGCGCTCTTCGAGCGGCATGTCACCCAGCTATTGGCCGCCGGCGTTGCGGTGACCGCCCTGCCTTCGACAGATCTCTATCTGAACGGGCGCGACAAGGGGTTTCGTGCCGTACGCGGCGTTGCACCTGTGCACCTGTTGGCGGACCGAGGTCTTACGACGTCGATTGCGACGAACAACGTGATGAACCCGTTCACGCCTTACGGGGATTGTTCTTTGCTTCGCATGGCCAATCTCTACGCAAACCTCATGCACATAGGACCCGAAGGTTTCTCCCAATGCCTCGATATGATCACGGGCGATGCCGCGCGCCTGATGCGTATCGACGCCTACGGCATCGCGCCGGGCCATTTCGCAGATCTGATCGTTCTTGATGCCACTTTGGAAGATGAGGCTTTCGGCAGCATCGCGCCCGCCTTGATGGGTCTAAAGAAAGGCAGGAAAACATTCGAGCGACGGGCCGAAATTTTTCATAGTCGACGAACGCCGATCGCACAGGCTGAGATGATTGCCGAGGGGCCGTAA
- a CDS encoding ABC transporter ATP-binding protein: MIDFSDTRDRHPVAVELSQTAVSFGRGERAVAALQETSLKIAEGEFLALVGPSGCGKSTILKLASGLLQPSSGAVIVGGKEVSAKALRIGMAFQNPTLLPWLTIERNVMLPLKIVRPFRSQYRSKKNTEYRDRVHTLLADVGLQRFANHYPWQLSGGMLQRANLCRALVHEPSLLLLDEPFGALDQFTREELWATMQSLWMKRKPTVLLVTHDLKEAGFLASRICVMSARPGRIIDDSTVDFARPRTVPMTFEPEFTALNQRLRELIIDARTDVAEEA, encoded by the coding sequence ATGATCGATTTTTCAGACACGAGAGACAGGCATCCCGTGGCGGTGGAGCTGTCGCAGACGGCCGTATCCTTTGGCCGAGGAGAAAGAGCAGTCGCGGCCCTGCAGGAAACGAGCCTCAAGATTGCCGAGGGCGAGTTTCTCGCACTCGTCGGCCCGTCCGGCTGCGGCAAGTCTACAATCCTGAAACTGGCCTCCGGCCTTTTGCAGCCGAGCAGCGGTGCGGTGATCGTCGGCGGCAAGGAAGTCAGCGCCAAGGCTCTGCGCATCGGCATGGCCTTCCAGAACCCAACGCTCCTTCCCTGGCTGACCATCGAACGCAACGTCATGCTGCCTTTGAAGATCGTGCGCCCGTTCCGCTCGCAGTACCGTTCCAAGAAGAATACGGAGTACCGCGATCGCGTCCACACCCTTCTGGCCGACGTCGGGCTACAGCGCTTCGCAAACCACTACCCCTGGCAGCTGTCCGGGGGCATGTTGCAGCGCGCCAATCTTTGTCGTGCCCTGGTCCATGAACCGAGCCTTCTCCTGCTCGACGAACCCTTCGGAGCGCTCGACCAGTTCACCCGCGAGGAGCTCTGGGCGACGATGCAGTCGCTCTGGATGAAGCGCAAACCGACGGTTCTGCTGGTGACGCATGACCTCAAGGAAGCCGGCTTTCTGGCATCGCGCATCTGCGTGATGAGCGCCCGCCCCGGCAGGATCATCGACGACAGCACCGTCGACTTCGCCCGCCCCCGCACGGTCCCGATGACCTTCGAGCCGGAATTCACGGCGCTTAACCAGCGCCTGCGCGAGCTGATCATCGATGCCCGCACCGACGTCGCTGAGGAGGCCTGA
- a CDS encoding phosphotransferase family protein, with translation MNEETEIALARETVKTIPLLAGHDGPIERLGGLTNLVFRVGDHCLRIPGKGTEEYIDRANEMMATEAVAFAGVGPDILFADATSGIFVSRFLDGAATMTPERFRSRAGAPARAGKAFRKLHDSGAIFPARFELFAMIDSYLGILATKDVDLPEGYHDVLSEAEAVRAALSAHPLPNVACHCDPLCENFLDSGERMWIVDWEYSGMNDPMWDLGDLCVVGGFGPEQEEEMILAYFGGEPTAAERGRIIIYKAMCDLLWTLWGLIQLANDNPADDFRSYADRRFARCRALMGTSLFAEALEAVATSKSADT, from the coding sequence ATGAACGAAGAGACCGAGATCGCGCTCGCCCGGGAAACAGTGAAGACGATCCCCCTGCTGGCCGGTCATGACGGCCCGATCGAACGCCTGGGCGGCCTCACCAATCTGGTATTCCGCGTTGGGGACCACTGCCTGCGCATCCCTGGCAAGGGCACAGAGGAATACATTGATCGCGCCAACGAGATGATGGCGACAGAGGCAGTCGCCTTTGCCGGTGTCGGCCCGGACATTCTCTTTGCGGACGCGACAAGCGGCATCTTCGTCTCCCGTTTCCTGGATGGGGCCGCGACCATGACACCGGAGCGGTTTCGGTCGCGAGCCGGCGCCCCTGCCAGGGCAGGCAAGGCCTTTCGCAAACTGCATGACAGTGGCGCCATCTTCCCTGCACGCTTCGAACTCTTCGCGATGATCGACAGCTACCTCGGCATCCTCGCCACGAAGGATGTCGACCTGCCGGAAGGATATCATGACGTCCTAAGCGAGGCGGAGGCGGTGCGGGCAGCGCTATCGGCCCATCCGCTGCCGAATGTCGCCTGCCACTGCGATCCGCTTTGCGAAAACTTCCTCGACAGTGGTGAGCGCATGTGGATCGTCGACTGGGAATATTCCGGCATGAACGACCCCATGTGGGATCTCGGCGATCTCTGCGTCGTGGGCGGTTTCGGGCCGGAGCAGGAGGAAGAAATGATCCTTGCTTATTTCGGCGGTGAGCCCACTGCCGCCGAGCGTGGGCGCATCATCATATATAAGGCAATGTGCGACCTTCTATGGACACTCTGGGGCCTAATACAGCTCGCAAACGACAATCCTGCAGACGACTTCCGCAGTTATGCCGATAGGCGCTTCGCCCGTTGCAGAGCTCTGATGGGTACAAGCCTCTTCGCCGAGGCATTAGAGGCGGTTGCGACGTCCAAGTCGGCCGACACATGA
- a CDS encoding ABC transporter permease → MSYTIRRRFWAAFLIFAFFGLWEILCIALQVSDLVLPRPSQILATLVGRFDVLWPHILQTLWTTMVGFLLGVTVGLLIGACIGTSRIAYDTAYPLLIGFSSIPKVAVVPIFVLWFGSGSVPAILTALAMCFFPIVVNIATGLATTEPELEDVLKSMGASKLDILWNVGLPRTMPFFFASLKIAATFAFVGSVLSETVASNRGIGNVMMTASSNFDVPLVFAGLFILAVLGVLLYAAFSLVEMRVAGWANRRNDLTTTA, encoded by the coding sequence ATGTCCTACACCATTCGCCGCCGCTTCTGGGCAGCATTCCTGATCTTCGCCTTCTTTGGCCTCTGGGAAATCCTCTGCATCGCGCTACAGGTCTCCGACCTCGTCCTGCCCCGTCCCTCGCAGATCCTGGCGACCTTGGTGGGCCGCTTCGATGTCCTTTGGCCTCACATCCTGCAGACCTTGTGGACCACGATGGTCGGCTTTCTGCTGGGCGTCACGGTTGGACTCCTGATCGGCGCCTGCATCGGAACCTCCAGGATTGCCTATGATACGGCCTATCCCCTGCTGATCGGCTTTTCGTCGATCCCCAAGGTCGCCGTCGTTCCGATCTTCGTTCTCTGGTTCGGATCCGGTTCCGTGCCCGCGATCCTCACGGCGCTCGCCATGTGCTTCTTCCCGATCGTCGTCAACATCGCGACGGGACTGGCCACCACCGAGCCGGAACTTGAGGACGTCCTGAAGTCGATGGGCGCCAGCAAGCTGGACATCCTGTGGAATGTCGGCCTGCCGCGCACCATGCCCTTCTTCTTTGCCTCTCTGAAAATCGCCGCGACCTTTGCCTTCGTCGGCTCCGTTCTGTCGGAGACGGTCGCCTCCAATCGCGGCATCGGCAACGTCATGATGACGGCATCCTCGAATTTCGACGTGCCGCTGGTCTTTGCCGGGCTGTTCATTCTCGCAGTGCTCGGCGTGCTTCTCTACGCCGCCTTCTCTCTCGTCGAAATGCGTGTCGCCGGCTGGGCGAACCGCCGCAACGATCTCACCACCACCGCCTGA
- a CDS encoding GntR family transcriptional regulator: MASEKRQPRSEIDRVQGICHALRTAIIERALLPGDRLPEDALGERFGVSRTIARHALGQLAAEGLVDLRRNRIAVVATPSFEDARDIFDIRVDLERQVVRHLAGKLTDTQVKQLKAIVEAEHEARHGAEGTSIRLATEFHVRLAEMTGKPILIRYVTEICYRAGLSLSAFARPHSSDCAVSEHLELIDAIQQGPAERACMLMDEHLEAVASRALLQSSGARSRDLMNILAPYAD, translated from the coding sequence ATGGCATCTGAAAAGCGTCAGCCGCGGAGCGAAATCGATCGCGTGCAGGGCATTTGTCATGCTCTGCGCACGGCGATTATCGAGCGCGCGCTCTTGCCGGGCGACCGGCTGCCCGAAGATGCACTTGGTGAACGTTTTGGCGTCAGCCGCACGATCGCCAGGCACGCGCTCGGTCAGCTGGCAGCCGAAGGTCTGGTGGATCTGAGGCGTAATCGGATCGCCGTCGTGGCGACGCCTTCCTTCGAGGATGCCAGAGATATTTTCGACATCCGGGTCGACCTTGAGCGTCAGGTGGTGCGTCATCTCGCGGGTAAGCTGACGGACACCCAAGTCAAGCAGTTGAAGGCGATTGTCGAGGCAGAGCACGAAGCGCGCCATGGTGCAGAAGGCACGTCAATTCGGCTGGCGACGGAATTCCATGTCCGGCTTGCGGAGATGACTGGCAAGCCCATACTCATTCGCTACGTGACAGAGATCTGCTACCGCGCCGGCCTGTCCCTGTCCGCCTTTGCGCGTCCTCATTCCTCCGACTGCGCCGTCAGCGAGCATTTGGAGTTGATCGACGCCATCCAGCAGGGACCCGCCGAGCGGGCCTGCATGTTGATGGATGAGCATCTGGAGGCTGTCGCATCTCGGGCGCTGTTGCAAAGCTCAGGCGCTAGAAGCAGGGATCTGATGAATATCCTTGCTCCCTACGCCGATTGA